TCCATACCCATCGGGGATAAACGCACCATATCGACCAAACCTTTCATCGATGTCAGTTCGTTACCGAGGTTGTAAACATAACCGCTCATGGTCTGAATGCCGTTAAGCACAAACACTTGCTGATTTTCCTGGGAAAGCATGTTGCGCCCGACAGGATATTTAATGCAGCAGGTTTCGCATTCATCTTTTGGCTTGTCTTCTGAACGCGCGGTAAAGCAACGAGCGGAATAGGCCAGTGGTAAATGACCGTAGCTGAGAACTTCCACTTCAAACTTGTTGCGGATGCCCAATTCGTCGCACTGAATGAGCATGTTTGCCAGCCAGTCTCGCGACAACTCAACCGGCATACACCAGCGAACCATGCCTTGCTTGAGCAGCAAGCGCAGAGTCACTGCGTTGTAGCAGTTAAGCGCATGCCCTGCGACAAACGGAAGCTTGCGTTCTGCTGCCATGTTCACCGCGCCCAGATCATTGGCTTCAATTAAGAATTCACCGTTCTCGACGTAGCGTTTGAGTTC
The nucleotide sequence above comes from Buttiauxella selenatireducens. Encoded proteins:
- a CDS encoding U32 family peptidase — encoded protein: MKYSLGPVLYYWPKETLEKFYQSAVKSSAETIYLGESVCSKRRATKTGDWLDMAKSLAGQGKQVVLSTLALVQAPSELNELKRYVENGEFLIEANDLGAVNMAAERKLPFVAGHALNCYNAVTLRLLLKQGMVRWCMPVELSRDWLANMLIQCDELGIRNKFEVEVLSYGHLPLAYSARCFTARSEDKPKDECETCCIKYPVGRNMLSQENQQVFVLNGIQTMSGYVYNLGNELTSMKGLVDMVRLSPMGMETLRVLEAFRKNENGSAPLSLAAQSDCNGYWRRVAGLELVTQS